In a single window of the Melioribacteraceae bacterium genome:
- a CDS encoding CapA family protein has product MQKFNFWIVILTSLILINIGIVHVQKPANQRADSLTVINLSFVGDLMCHSPQFESAMLGKDSFDFKPLFNSIKPFLESADVTFGNLETVTAGKSKKYTGYPMFNSPDEYIEALKYAGFDVLFTSNNHSADRGDFGVLRTIDILKKNNIHPIGTFNSERDRDSIRIINVKGINLALLAYTYGLNGNVVSKKFYVNQIDTLLIKKDINRSRELKADVILVYFHFGNEYERKPSEYQKEIVSKAIHYGADLIIGSHPHVIQGASYFKGNGKLQTGFVAYSLGNFISNQRWRYSDAGVIINLRLRKDNIEGSIKVDNFNFTPTWVYKGTIDGKLQYHILPADTSLIRGDKNFLRNDDVAKLTQSYNDTKLQFHKVDTLKNFGNSKTKNK; this is encoded by the coding sequence ATGCAAAAATTTAACTTCTGGATCGTCATTTTAACTTCACTGATATTAATTAATATCGGTATAGTGCATGTTCAAAAACCCGCAAATCAACGGGCTGATTCTCTAACTGTGATTAATCTCTCCTTCGTTGGTGATTTAATGTGCCATTCACCCCAATTTGAATCAGCTATGTTAGGCAAAGACTCTTTCGATTTCAAGCCTCTGTTTAATTCAATTAAACCATTTCTGGAATCAGCGGATGTTACATTCGGCAATTTAGAAACTGTAACAGCGGGCAAATCTAAAAAGTATACTGGTTATCCCATGTTCAATTCTCCCGATGAGTACATTGAAGCATTAAAGTATGCCGGTTTTGATGTTTTGTTTACATCTAATAATCACTCCGCTGATAGAGGAGATTTCGGCGTTTTACGTACTATAGATATTTTGAAAAAAAATAATATTCATCCAATCGGTACATTCAACTCGGAGCGTGATCGTGATTCAATTCGTATCATAAATGTAAAAGGAATTAATTTAGCACTACTTGCATATACATATGGACTGAATGGAAATGTTGTGAGTAAAAAATTCTATGTTAATCAAATTGATACTTTACTCATTAAAAAGGATATTAATCGAAGCCGTGAACTCAAAGCTGATGTAATATTGGTCTATTTTCATTTTGGAAATGAATATGAGAGAAAACCTTCAGAATATCAAAAGGAAATAGTTAGTAAAGCAATTCATTATGGAGCGGATTTGATTATTGGAAGTCACCCTCACGTAATACAAGGCGCATCATATTTTAAGGGGAATGGAAAACTGCAAACTGGATTTGTTGCATATTCTCTTGGCAATTTTATCTCGAATCAGAGATGGCGCTATTCGGATGCGGGAGTAATAATAAACCTTCGATTAAGAAAAGATAATATTGAGGGATCAATCAAGGTTGATAATTTCAATTTCACTCCAACCTGGGTTTATAAAGGTACTATTGATGGCAAACTACAATACCACATTTTACCCGCAGATACTTCATTGATAAGAGGGGATAAAAATTTCTTGCGCAACGATGATGTTGCCAAACTTACTCAGAGTTATAACGATACGAAATTACAATTCCACAAAGTTGATACTCTTAAAAATTTTGGAAATTCTAAAACGAAAAACAAATAA
- a CDS encoding histone H1, which produces MNEKYLQLIEFVKSLEPDVAKFYEKGQSAAGTRLRKGLSELKKLAQDFRNDIQNVKAERKTPKA; this is translated from the coding sequence ATGAACGAAAAATACTTGCAGCTAATCGAATTTGTGAAAAGTCTTGAACCAGATGTTGCAAAGTTTTACGAAAAAGGGCAATCAGCCGCCGGAACCCGTTTAAGAAAAGGGTTAAGCGAATTAAAGAAATTAGCCCAAGATTTTCGTAACGATATTCAAAATGTGAAAGCTGAAAGAAAAACACCTAAAGCTTAA
- a CDS encoding (Fe-S)-binding protein gives MELKNFIFILVFISAFGFLFINLKRILGYIKLGQPENRFDNIPDRIKNVLKIGIAQTKILREPVAGFIHVMIFWGFLLFLFAVLESIIQGFYSPFSLEFLGPMFSVITLVQDIFGVFVLIAVLWALHRRFVAKVPRLDVGSEGNIDAALILLMIFGVVISMFGQNMSNIATHDFVLADYEIRPISYQLSGLFFSSNSESSQTWFEIFWWAHILIIFAFMNFLPYSKHFHVFTSLPNVYFSKLGTQKFILKKLNLEDENLTQYGASDFEHLSWKQIFDGFACTECGRCTASCPAANTGKKLSPRDIIVNIRHRTEEKAPLILNSTPEENEVMQKTLVHNYISDEELWACTTCGACVYECPVTIEHIDSIVDMRRNLVLNESEFPAELNAVFKNLETNFTPWAFNAQDRANWAEGMNIKTLAEDQNCEYLFWVGCAGSFDSRYQKVTQAFAKLMQNAGIDFRILGTEEKCNGDTARRLGNEYLAQMLMQENVETLNNYNVKKIVTGCPHCFNSIKNEYPQFGGNFEVIHHSELIDQLVKEGKIKLKDAENSSKITYHDSCYLGRYNNIYDSPRNPIKSIKGLQLVEMARNKDNGFCCGAGGGRMFLEELEGSRINDNRAEEAIKTNADIIASACPFCMTMMTDGVKSFDRADNVKIKDIAEIVLENSIN, from the coding sequence ATGGAATTAAAAAACTTCATTTTTATTCTGGTATTTATATCCGCGTTTGGATTTTTATTTATTAATCTCAAACGGATTCTTGGATATATAAAATTAGGTCAGCCTGAGAATAGATTCGATAATATTCCCGATAGAATTAAAAATGTACTGAAAATTGGAATTGCTCAAACTAAAATTTTAAGAGAGCCGGTTGCCGGATTTATTCACGTAATGATTTTTTGGGGATTTCTATTATTCTTATTTGCGGTTCTTGAGTCAATAATTCAAGGGTTCTATTCCCCCTTTTCACTTGAATTTTTAGGACCAATGTTTAGTGTTATTACTTTAGTGCAGGATATTTTCGGTGTATTCGTGCTGATTGCGGTTTTGTGGGCGCTTCACCGGAGATTTGTTGCGAAGGTACCACGGCTCGATGTGGGGAGTGAGGGGAATATTGACGCGGCATTAATTCTACTAATGATATTTGGAGTTGTAATCTCCATGTTCGGTCAAAATATGTCGAACATCGCAACACATGATTTTGTTTTAGCAGATTATGAAATTAGACCAATCTCATACCAATTAAGCGGATTATTCTTCTCATCAAATAGTGAATCATCACAAACTTGGTTTGAAATTTTTTGGTGGGCACATATTTTAATCATATTCGCCTTTATGAATTTTCTCCCATATTCTAAACATTTTCATGTATTTACATCACTTCCAAATGTATATTTCTCAAAACTCGGTACTCAAAAATTTATTTTGAAGAAATTGAATTTAGAGGATGAGAATCTTACTCAATATGGTGCTTCCGATTTTGAGCATCTATCTTGGAAACAGATATTTGATGGCTTTGCGTGCACCGAATGTGGAAGGTGCACTGCCTCATGCCCGGCGGCAAATACAGGTAAAAAACTTTCTCCTCGCGATATAATTGTAAATATTAGGCATAGAACTGAAGAAAAAGCCCCGTTGATACTTAATTCTACGCCAGAGGAAAATGAAGTTATGCAAAAAACACTTGTGCATAATTACATCTCCGATGAAGAATTATGGGCTTGTACAACTTGCGGCGCTTGTGTTTATGAGTGTCCGGTGACTATTGAACACATTGATTCTATTGTTGATATGAGAAGAAATTTGGTTTTGAATGAATCGGAATTTCCAGCAGAATTAAACGCTGTTTTTAAAAACCTCGAGACCAATTTTACTCCATGGGCATTCAATGCTCAAGATAGAGCAAATTGGGCTGAGGGTATGAATATTAAAACTTTAGCCGAAGATCAAAACTGTGAATATCTTTTTTGGGTTGGATGTGCAGGATCGTTTGACTCTCGTTATCAAAAAGTAACTCAGGCATTCGCAAAGCTTATGCAAAATGCGGGTATCGATTTTAGAATTTTAGGTACGGAAGAAAAATGTAATGGCGATACTGCCCGTAGATTAGGCAATGAATATCTCGCCCAAATGTTAATGCAGGAAAATGTTGAAACGCTCAATAACTATAATGTTAAAAAAATAGTTACAGGATGCCCTCATTGTTTTAATTCTATCAAGAATGAATACCCTCAATTTGGCGGAAATTTCGAAGTCATTCATCACTCGGAATTAATCGATCAACTCGTGAAAGAGGGAAAAATTAAATTAAAAGATGCTGAAAATTCCTCAAAAATTACTTATCATGATTCCTGTTATTTGGGAAGATATAATAATATTTACGATTCTCCCCGCAATCCTATAAAATCGATTAAAGGACTCCAACTAGTAGAGATGGCTAGAAACAAAGATAATGGTTTCTGCTGTGGTGCTGGTGGAGGAAGAATGTTTCTTGAAGAATTGGAGGGAAGCAGAATTAACGACAACAGGGCAGAGGAAGCTATTAAAACTAATGCTGATATTATTGCGTCAGCTTGTCCTTTCTGTATGACAATGATGACCGATGGTGTAAAATCATTCGATAGAGCGGATAACGTAAAAATTAAAGATATTGCAGAAATAGTACTGGAAAACTCAATAAATTAA
- a CDS encoding biotin transporter BioY: MKSLTKSNLLPFELKENLNQAIWIATFSLITAIGAQVAIPTQPVPFTLQTMAVLLAGAFLGSRKGAVSQTAYLAAGAIGLPVFAAFGFGIAKLFGPTGGYLLSFPFASFLVGYILERKNNLVSIILAFIAGQALILISGAAYLSIFMNGDFASALFSGAVIFSVWDIAKIAAATGIFYSFSKK; this comes from the coding sequence ATGAAATCTCTCACAAAATCAAATCTCCTACCCTTTGAATTAAAGGAAAACTTAAATCAAGCAATATGGATTGCTACATTTAGTTTAATTACAGCAATTGGAGCTCAAGTTGCGATTCCTACTCAGCCGGTTCCATTTACATTGCAAACAATGGCTGTGTTGTTGGCAGGTGCGTTCCTTGGCTCGCGGAAGGGTGCAGTTAGTCAAACTGCATATTTAGCCGCTGGAGCTATTGGATTACCTGTATTTGCTGCTTTCGGTTTCGGTATCGCTAAGTTGTTTGGTCCAACCGGTGGATATCTGCTTTCATTTCCTTTTGCCTCATTTTTGGTTGGTTATATTTTAGAAAGAAAAAATAATTTAGTCTCAATTATTCTTGCGTTTATTGCCGGACAAGCATTAATCTTGATTTCCGGTGCGGCTTATCTTTCTATTTTTATGAATGGTGATTTTGCAAGCGCGCTTTTTAGCGGAGCTGTAATATTTTCTGTTTGGGATATTGCTAAAATAGCCGCGGCAACAGGCATTTTTTATTCTTTTTCTAAAAAATAA
- a CDS encoding alpha/beta hydrolase, with protein MVNHLSYKASDGQNINLSIYSPINTFNCKTIILVHGFKGFKDWGFGPYTAKFFAENGFFVLSFNFSHNGIGENTTEFTEFDKFAANTFSREIRELNEVINSIRNGNYSIPRDTKIYLLGHSRGGGISLLTAPFRNDIAGVSVWASVATFDRYSERQKIEWRKKGAFEVMNMRTKQVFKLNATLLDDLENNHEKLNIESAVKNLNKPLLIIHGDQDLAVPIKEAEQIFEWADKSKTEFHKINGAGHTFDIVHPFEGSNPKFDEALNLAKIFFNK; from the coding sequence ATGGTTAATCACCTTTCCTATAAAGCCAGCGACGGCCAAAATATTAATTTGAGCATTTATAGCCCTATAAACACTTTTAATTGCAAAACAATAATTTTGGTTCACGGATTCAAGGGATTTAAGGATTGGGGATTTGGCCCCTATACAGCTAAATTTTTTGCTGAAAATGGATTCTTTGTTCTTTCTTTTAATTTCTCTCACAATGGTATTGGAGAAAATACCACCGAGTTTACAGAATTTGATAAATTTGCTGCAAATACATTTAGCAGAGAAATCCGGGAATTGAATGAGGTTATTAACTCAATTAGAAATGGAAATTATTCAATCCCGCGGGATACGAAGATTTATCTTCTCGGACACAGCAGGGGAGGAGGAATTAGTTTATTAACAGCTCCTTTCAGAAATGATATTGCGGGTGTGTCAGTTTGGGCATCGGTTGCAACTTTTGATCGCTATTCTGAGAGACAAAAAATTGAATGGCGTAAAAAAGGGGCTTTTGAAGTAATGAATATGAGAACAAAACAAGTTTTTAAACTTAATGCTACTCTTTTAGATGATTTAGAAAATAATCATGAGAAATTGAATATTGAGAGTGCTGTTAAAAATCTTAATAAACCATTATTAATTATTCATGGAGATCAAGATTTGGCAGTACCAATAAAAGAAGCTGAGCAGATTTTTGAATGGGCAGATAAATCCAAAACTGAATTTCACAAAATTAATGGTGCCGGGCATACATTTGATATTGTGCATCCGTTTGAAGGTTCAAATCCTAAATTTGATGAAGCACTAAATCTTGCAAAAATATTTTTTAATAAATAA
- a CDS encoding TonB-dependent receptor — MTNKILLISFVFAINIYSQNLIFKGKIKEQQTGNPVENAVIFISQNIIGYSSINGEFQFDELSPKKYIVTISHPSFKKLVDTLSLLQDETRDYFLHSSPIKLDEIIVSSSKIDRYLKNSPYSEVLITKDDILKKQHQSVAEVLTEQAGINLIRDGIWGTEISIRGLSRENVVTLIDGNRISTSTDIAARLSMFNINDIERIEVIKGASSSMYGSGATGGIVNVITKSPKLFERFTLTGNAATGYNSVNNLSLFSGTLYSGSNFWSSKLSGSYRKAQNTQTPAGELRNSQFEDYSLNGTLNIFPLHNHLLKIDYQLFKANDVGIPGASIFPSNADVRYPYEKREMISAGYEIQNISSVFYKLTAKYSFQVIERRVENIPYTVQNIPASGTSLARRVSVLKITPGADHKSNNFQLQGNFLLSEQNNLVVGIDYWDRNYIGNRERFQLIEMLNSQGNVVSTVNRIIGEKPLPNSKYSSLGLFAQDEMPLIDQKLMLSLGARYDRINISGEETYNPLYEINNGVINNSPAGQKIIWLESNSIDDAYSSNLGLKYEVNEQLNITLGLGLSFRSPSLEERFQYIDQGSFVRIGDPNLKSELSKSADFGIRYYGSRLKIISSIFFQNFENLVAELPSTYEGRKAFIKTNIGEAHLYGFDLRTDLNFYNNINLYTTISYVKGDDLSANSNLPAIPPLNGIMGINFLLFDSINADFSATFFAEQSKTAIGEIRTPGYAYFNLYLNSTLAKFNGFSLRIYTGIENIFNREYRNHLSTTRGSITVEPGRNLFIKLAADF; from the coding sequence ATGACTAATAAAATCCTCCTAATCAGCTTCGTTTTCGCAATTAATATTTACTCCCAGAATTTGATATTTAAAGGAAAAATAAAGGAACAACAAACCGGGAATCCGGTCGAAAACGCTGTAATCTTTATTTCCCAAAATATTATTGGATATAGCAGCATTAATGGTGAATTTCAGTTTGACGAACTATCCCCCAAAAAATATATTGTAACAATATCACACCCGAGTTTTAAAAAACTTGTTGATACTCTATCTCTCCTTCAAGATGAGACCAGAGATTATTTTCTTCACTCCTCCCCAATTAAACTTGATGAAATTATTGTGAGTAGTTCAAAAATTGACAGATATTTAAAAAATTCCCCCTACTCCGAAGTACTGATTACAAAAGATGACATTTTAAAAAAACAGCATCAATCAGTAGCGGAAGTGTTAACAGAACAAGCCGGTATAAATTTAATTAGAGATGGTATCTGGGGAACAGAAATTAGTATTCGTGGATTGAGCAGGGAAAATGTAGTAACATTAATTGACGGCAATAGAATATCTACATCAACCGACATCGCCGCGCGACTATCGATGTTTAATATTAACGATATTGAAAGAATTGAGGTTATTAAAGGAGCTTCCTCTTCAATGTATGGATCCGGAGCTACCGGTGGAATTGTTAATGTGATAACAAAATCCCCAAAGTTATTCGAGAGATTTACGTTAACTGGTAACGCTGCAACCGGATACAATAGTGTGAATAATTTATCTCTATTTTCCGGCACTCTATATAGTGGTTCTAATTTTTGGTCTTCCAAATTATCAGGTTCCTATAGAAAAGCTCAAAATACCCAAACCCCCGCGGGTGAACTTAGAAATAGCCAATTTGAAGATTACAGCCTAAATGGCACATTAAATATCTTTCCACTTCATAATCACTTACTAAAAATTGATTATCAGTTATTTAAAGCAAATGATGTAGGAATTCCGGGCGCATCAATTTTCCCCAGCAATGCCGATGTTCGATACCCTTATGAAAAAAGAGAAATGATTTCTGCGGGATATGAAATCCAAAACATTTCAAGTGTATTCTATAAGTTAACTGCAAAGTATTCCTTCCAGGTAATTGAGAGAAGGGTTGAGAATATTCCTTATACAGTGCAAAATATTCCGGCATCGGGCACCTCATTAGCAAGAAGAGTAAGTGTGCTTAAAATTACCCCCGGCGCTGATCACAAAAGCAATAATTTTCAACTGCAGGGAAACTTTCTATTGTCTGAACAAAATAATCTTGTTGTTGGAATTGATTATTGGGATCGAAACTACATCGGTAATCGTGAAAGATTTCAACTAATTGAAATGCTTAATTCACAAGGAAATGTTGTAAGTACCGTTAATAGAATTATTGGAGAAAAACCACTCCCAAACTCAAAATACAGCAGTCTTGGTTTATTTGCCCAGGATGAAATGCCTCTAATCGATCAAAAATTGATGCTTTCATTAGGGGCAAGGTATGACAGAATAAATATCAGTGGTGAAGAAACATACAATCCTCTTTATGAAATTAACAACGGAGTGATAAATAATTCGCCGGCAGGGCAAAAAATTATTTGGCTAGAATCGAACTCTATCGATGATGCATATAGTAGTAATCTTGGATTAAAGTATGAAGTCAATGAACAGTTGAATATTACACTCGGACTCGGATTATCATTCCGTTCCCCTTCTCTTGAAGAAAGATTTCAATATATAGATCAAGGAAGTTTTGTTAGAATTGGGGATCCAAACCTCAAATCTGAGTTAAGTAAATCCGCCGATTTTGGAATTAGGTATTATGGTTCAAGACTCAAAATAATCTCTAGCATATTCTTCCAGAATTTTGAAAATCTAGTAGCCGAACTACCATCAACTTATGAAGGGAGAAAAGCCTTCATAAAAACTAATATTGGAGAGGCTCATCTTTATGGATTTGATTTGCGCACAGATCTTAATTTTTACAATAATATAAATTTGTACACAACCATTTCTTATGTAAAAGGAGATGACCTATCCGCCAACAGTAATCTCCCCGCCATTCCACCTTTGAACGGAATTATGGGGATTAATTTCTTGCTATTTGATAGTATTAACGCGGATTTCTCTGCAACATTTTTCGCCGAACAAAGCAAAACTGCAATCGGTGAAATCAGAACTCCGGGTTACGCCTATTTTAATCTTTACTTAAATAGTACCTTAGCGAAATTTAATGGATTTAGTTTAAGGATTTATACCGGGATAGAAAATATTTTTAATAGAGAATATCGGAACCATCTCTCTACAACCCGCGGAAGTATTACTGTGGAGCCTGGAAGAAATTTATTTATTAAATTGGCAGCAGATTTTTAG
- a CDS encoding DMT family transporter, translating to MTWFFVALVSSFLSAFAAITQKKVLLNRTPLEFSFILAIVNLVFSIPFFFFIDYQTVNPTNISILILKSIIGVGAFLSVMTALKNLQISNALPLLALTPGFVALFAFIFLGEQLKTTEIIGLITLVIGTYILESKDLKETLFPLKVFVKSKYHRYILAALLLFTASSILDKLLMIKLNLTPVSLTAFQHLLFALLFTLIYFISGSHKNNDPISFKKNDFGWIAAISLMTIGYRFTQVLAISLASVALTLAIKRTSVLWATIIGGRIFKDTNLIQKTIAVLFILAGAILILRD from the coding sequence ATGACATGGTTTTTTGTTGCTCTAGTTTCTTCCTTTCTCTCGGCGTTTGCCGCGATCACACAAAAAAAAGTTTTGTTGAATAGAACGCCACTTGAGTTTTCATTTATATTAGCAATAGTTAATCTAGTTTTTTCTATCCCATTCTTCTTCTTTATTGATTATCAAACTGTCAATCCAACTAATATTTCTATTTTAATTTTAAAATCGATTATTGGAGTAGGAGCTTTCCTTTCGGTTATGACAGCGTTAAAAAATCTGCAGATTAGTAATGCTCTTCCCCTGTTGGCATTAACTCCCGGATTTGTTGCGTTGTTCGCGTTTATATTTTTAGGTGAACAACTAAAAACCACAGAAATTATTGGGTTAATTACACTTGTAATTGGAACATATATTTTAGAGAGTAAAGATCTTAAAGAAACCTTATTTCCTTTAAAAGTTTTTGTTAAATCGAAATATCATCGTTACATATTAGCGGCACTCCTTCTCTTCACCGCTTCATCAATATTAGATAAATTATTAATGATCAAATTAAATCTTACACCGGTTTCACTTACAGCTTTTCAACACTTGCTTTTCGCTCTCCTATTCACACTCATTTATTTCATTTCAGGCTCGCACAAAAACAATGATCCAATTAGTTTTAAGAAAAATGATTTTGGATGGATTGCTGCTATTTCATTAATGACAATCGGATATCGTTTTACACAGGTTCTCGCAATTAGTCTTGCTTCAGTTGCCCTCACTTTGGCAATAAAAAGAACTTCTGTTTTATGGGCAACTATAATTGGTGGGAGAATTTTTAAAGATACTAATTTGATTCAAAAAACAATTGCTGTGTTATTTATTCTTGCCGGAGCAATTCTAATTCTTCGAGATTAA
- a CDS encoding acyl-CoA dehydrogenase family protein: MKLNFNEEHELLRNLVRDFTNSEIRPLAKQIDEKEEIPHELIKKIAEVGLLGTPFPEKYGGGGFGEIGYCIAQEEVARVCGSTATFIGAHISIGTNAIYIGGSEELKMKYLPSLTSGEKIAAFCLTESQAGSDSFNLKTTAKFIDGKWIINGEKLWITNGAIADIFSVFARTEKGITGFVVEKDFPGIEIGPNEKKLGIRGSVTNAISFNNVEVPAENIIGIEGRGFLIAMKTLDAGRLGVGACCVGASKELMELSVEYAKQRKQFDQPIINFQALQFMIADMATKIYTMESILFRAADKYGEGVDVSQDAAIVKYYCSEVVSEIADMAIQIHGGMGFSRELPIEKVFRDSRILRIFEGTSEIQKLIISRKTIKNNGKWKFDG, translated from the coding sequence ATGAAATTAAATTTTAATGAAGAGCATGAATTGCTCAGAAATCTTGTGCGTGATTTTACAAATTCGGAAATCCGTCCGCTGGCAAAACAAATAGATGAAAAGGAGGAAATTCCCCATGAGTTAATTAAAAAGATTGCCGAAGTTGGATTGTTGGGCACACCTTTTCCAGAGAAATATGGAGGAGGCGGATTCGGTGAAATTGGTTACTGCATTGCTCAAGAAGAGGTGGCGAGGGTTTGCGGCTCAACGGCAACTTTTATTGGGGCTCATATCTCCATTGGAACTAACGCAATTTATATTGGGGGTTCTGAGGAATTGAAAATGAAATATCTTCCATCTCTAACCTCAGGTGAAAAAATTGCCGCTTTCTGCCTAACAGAATCACAAGCCGGTTCCGATTCATTCAACTTAAAAACTACTGCTAAATTTATTGATGGCAAATGGATCATAAATGGTGAAAAGTTGTGGATTACGAACGGAGCAATCGCAGATATATTTTCTGTCTTCGCTAGAACTGAAAAAGGAATTACCGGTTTTGTTGTTGAAAAAGATTTCCCGGGTATAGAAATTGGACCGAATGAAAAAAAATTGGGAATAAGAGGAAGCGTAACTAACGCGATTAGTTTTAATAATGTTGAAGTTCCGGCAGAGAATATAATTGGGATTGAAGGACGCGGTTTTTTAATTGCAATGAAAACTTTAGATGCCGGCAGATTAGGCGTTGGAGCATGCTGCGTTGGTGCCTCAAAAGAATTAATGGAACTCTCTGTAGAATATGCTAAACAGAGAAAACAATTCGATCAGCCGATTATAAATTTTCAAGCATTACAATTTATGATTGCCGATATGGCAACAAAAATATATACTATGGAAAGTATTTTATTTAGAGCTGCCGATAAATATGGCGAAGGGGTTGATGTTTCGCAAGACGCGGCAATTGTTAAATATTACTGCTCCGAAGTAGTTTCTGAAATTGCTGATATGGCAATTCAAATTCATGGTGGAATGGGATTCTCTCGAGAATTGCCGATAGAAAAAGTGTTCCGTGATTCCCGCATTCTTCGTATTTTTGAAGGCACAAGCGAAATCCAAAAATTAATTATTAGTCGTAAGACTATTAAGAATAACGGTAAATGGAAATTTGATGGGTAA
- a CDS encoding 1-(5-phosphoribosyl)-5-[(5-phosphoribosylamino)methylideneamino] imidazole-4-carboxamide isomerase yields MMGKILIIPSIDIQDRKTVRVVQGIPELNCTEYGDDPVEMAMIWRAENAKTIHVVDFNAAQDKSHENFEVIQKICESVIIPVELGGGLRNFEDVKEAFTLGVARVIVGTLAFEKPREFIRILDTFSPNKVVAAIDVVNDEVVTRGRQIRTHLRPIQYAEFLKSLGVKRIVVTDVTTNGMLVGPNVELSKSVAEAAETKVTHSGGIGGFEDLIKLQKEGGNYIDSVIIGRALYENKFSCQKIWRVAESGLFT; encoded by the coding sequence TTGATGGGTAAGATATTAATTATTCCCTCAATTGATATTCAAGACCGAAAAACTGTTCGGGTAGTTCAAGGAATTCCAGAACTGAACTGTACAGAATATGGAGACGATCCGGTTGAAATGGCAATGATTTGGCGTGCTGAAAATGCAAAGACTATACATGTAGTAGATTTTAATGCGGCACAAGATAAATCACACGAAAATTTTGAAGTAATACAAAAAATTTGTGAATCTGTAATTATTCCGGTTGAGTTAGGGGGCGGACTAAGAAATTTTGAAGATGTCAAAGAAGCTTTTACTTTAGGCGTTGCTAGAGTAATAGTTGGTACCCTCGCTTTTGAGAAACCACGAGAATTTATAAGAATACTTGATACATTTTCACCTAATAAAGTTGTGGCTGCAATTGATGTTGTTAATGATGAAGTTGTTACTAGGGGAAGGCAAATTAGAACTCACCTAAGACCAATTCAGTATGCCGAGTTTTTAAAGTCTCTAGGTGTAAAAAGAATCGTGGTTACCGATGTTACAACAAATGGAATGTTAGTTGGTCCAAATGTAGAACTTTCAAAATCGGTTGCCGAAGCCGCTGAAACTAAGGTAACTCATTCCGGTGGCATCGGCGGTTTCGAAGATTTAATCAAATTGCAGAAAGAGGGGGGCAATTATATCGACTCTGTAATAATTGGGAGAGCCCTTTACGAAAATAAATTTTCTTGCCAAAAAATTTGGCGTGTAGCCGAATCGGGATTATTTACTTAG
- a CDS encoding cyclic nucleotide-binding domain-containing protein, which produces MELSNEKIVKNSFWANLFKPSSEQSEIEEVLISMPPFSSISRKHLKTLTKIMHPRVYAANEFVFYQNDPGICLYIVIDGEVKIIHTEKDEEVVLAALSKGDFFGELALVDEARRSATAKATTETRILVIFRPDLDEFIKTYPKEGIKILKGISFILASRLRNLNQDYFTLFNKLKNS; this is translated from the coding sequence ATGGAATTATCTAACGAAAAAATTGTTAAAAATAGTTTTTGGGCTAATTTATTTAAACCATCTTCAGAACAGAGTGAGATTGAAGAGGTTTTGATTTCTATGCCTCCATTTAGCAGTATATCTCGTAAACACTTGAAAACTTTGACAAAAATTATGCATCCAAGAGTTTATGCCGCTAACGAATTTGTCTTTTATCAGAATGACCCTGGAATATGTTTATATATTGTAATTGACGGTGAAGTAAAAATTATTCATACAGAAAAAGATGAAGAGGTTGTGCTGGCCGCGTTGAGTAAAGGTGATTTTTTTGGTGAACTCGCATTAGTAGATGAAGCCCGCAGATCAGCAACAGCTAAAGCCACTACGGAGACTAGAATACTGGTAATTTTTAGGCCCGATTTAGATGAATTTATTAAAACTTATCCAAAAGAAGGAATCAAAATCCTCAAAGGAATTTCCTTTATTTTGGCATCTCGATTACGTAATCTTAATCAAGATTACTTTACTCTTTTCAACAAACTGAAAAATTCATAG